One Oscillatoria salina IIICB1 genomic region harbors:
- the accA gene encoding acetyl-CoA carboxylase carboxyl transferase subunit alpha has translation MATTERKTFLLDFEKPLSELESRINQIRELAAENNVDVSEQIHQLEAKAVQLRKEIYSTLTPAQRLQMARHPRRPSTLDYIQAISDEWFELHGSRAGSDDPALVGGVASLAGRPVVMLGHQKGRDTKDNVARNFGMASPGGYRKAMRLMEHANRFAMPILTFIDTPGAWAGVEAEKLGQGEAIAYNLREMFSLDVPIICTVIGEGGSGGALGIGVGDRVLMLEHAVYTVATPEACAAILWKDAKKADRAAAALKITSWDLKELGIIDELLPEPTGGAHSDPLAAASLLKQALLKNLEELSLMTNQQRRDLRYQKFRQVGVFLELSAEVS, from the coding sequence ATGGCAACGACTGAGCGAAAAACCTTTCTTCTTGATTTTGAAAAACCCCTGTCGGAATTGGAGTCGCGGATTAACCAAATTCGGGAACTAGCAGCCGAAAATAATGTCGATGTATCGGAGCAAATTCACCAGCTAGAGGCAAAAGCGGTGCAGCTTCGCAAAGAAATTTACAGTACTTTAACTCCGGCTCAACGCCTACAAATGGCACGTCATCCCAGACGACCTTCTACATTAGATTATATTCAGGCGATCAGCGATGAATGGTTCGAGTTACACGGATCTCGCGCTGGAAGTGACGATCCGGCTTTGGTAGGAGGAGTTGCTAGTTTAGCAGGTCGTCCGGTGGTCATGCTGGGACATCAAAAGGGTCGGGATACGAAAGATAATGTGGCTCGTAATTTTGGTATGGCTTCCCCAGGTGGCTATCGTAAAGCGATGCGCTTGATGGAACACGCTAATCGTTTTGCTATGCCAATTTTGACGTTTATTGACACTCCTGGTGCTTGGGCTGGGGTAGAAGCGGAAAAACTCGGTCAGGGTGAAGCGATCGCTTACAATCTACGCGAAATGTTTAGTCTCGATGTACCGATTATCTGTACGGTAATTGGTGAAGGTGGTTCTGGTGGCGCTTTAGGGATTGGTGTTGGCGATCGCGTTTTAATGTTGGAACACGCAGTTTATACTGTCGCTACTCCCGAAGCTTGTGCGGCTATTCTCTGGAAAGATGCCAAAAAAGCCGATCGAGCCGCCGCCGCTTTGAAAATAACCAGTTGGGATCTCAAAGAGTTGGGTATTATCGATGAACTACTCCCGGAACCCACCGGGGGCGCTCACTCAGATCCCTTAGCCGCCGCCTCTCTTCTCAAACAAGCACTTCTTAAAAACCTCGAAGAATTATCGCTGATGACTAATCAACAACGTCGTGACTTGCGCTACCAAAAGTTTCGCCAAGTTGGGGTTTTTCTCGAACTCTCGGCTGAAGTCAGTTAA
- a CDS encoding aldehyde oxygenase (deformylating) — protein MQELAVSPKLDFNSETYKDAYSRINAIVIEGEQEAYENYVQLAQLLPEHEQELIRLSKMESRHKKGFQACGRNLNVTPDLDFAKEYFAQLHGNFQKALSEGKVVTCLLIQALIIEAFAISAYNIYIPVADPFARKITEGVVKDEYSHLNFGEVWLKEHFAESKAELEEANRQNLPIVWKMLNQVEDDARTLAMEKEALVEDFMISYGEALSNIGFTTREIMRMSAYGLAAA, from the coding sequence ATGCAAGAGCTTGCAGTCAGCCCAAAGCTAGACTTCAACAGCGAAACTTACAAAGATGCCTACAGCCGGATTAACGCGATCGTTATTGAAGGCGAACAAGAAGCTTACGAAAATTACGTTCAACTAGCTCAACTGCTGCCAGAACACGAGCAGGAATTGATTCGCCTCTCGAAAATGGAAAGCCGTCATAAAAAAGGATTTCAAGCTTGTGGACGGAATTTAAATGTCACTCCCGATCTGGACTTTGCCAAGGAGTATTTTGCTCAACTGCACGGTAATTTCCAAAAGGCACTTTCTGAAGGCAAAGTAGTTACTTGCTTACTAATTCAAGCGCTGATTATCGAAGCGTTTGCAATCTCAGCTTACAACATCTATATTCCTGTTGCCGATCCTTTTGCGCGTAAAATCACCGAAGGTGTCGTCAAAGATGAGTACAGTCACTTGAACTTTGGCGAAGTTTGGCTCAAAGAACATTTTGCCGAGTCTAAGGCGGAACTAGAAGAAGCAAATCGCCAAAATCTGCCTATTGTTTGGAAAATGCTCAATCAGGTAGAAGATGATGCTCGCACTCTGGCGATGGAGAAAGAAGCTTTAGTCGAAGACTTCATGATTAGCTATGGCGAAGCTTTGAGCAATATTGGCTTTACCACTCGCGAAATTATGCGGATGAGTGCTTACGGTCTTGCTGCGGCTTAG
- a CDS encoding long-chain acyl-[acyl-carrier-protein] reductase: MFGLIGHLTSLEHAQAVAQELGYSEYANEGLDFWCSAPSLIVDDFTVTSITGQVIQGRYVESCFLPEMLANRRIKAAIRKILNAMATAQKSGLDITALGGFSSIIFENFNLKQHTRVRNVELDFERFTTGNTHTAYIICRQVEQASAKLGIDLSRATVAVCGATGDIGSAVCRWLDAKTDVADLLLIARNQERLISLQAELGRGKILGLEEALPLADIIVWVASMPKGVEIDATVLPKPCLLIDGGYPKNLDSKIQHPDVRVLKGGIVEHSLDIDWKIMEIVEMDVPDRQLFACFAEAILLEFEQWHTNFSWGRNQITVAKMEQIGQASLKHGFKPLLTW, translated from the coding sequence ATGTTTGGTCTTATCGGTCATCTTACCAGTTTGGAACACGCCCAAGCGGTTGCTCAAGAATTAGGCTATTCTGAATATGCCAATGAAGGGTTAGATTTTTGGTGTTCGGCACCATCTCTAATTGTTGACGACTTTACTGTTACCAGTATTACTGGTCAAGTTATTCAAGGTCGCTATGTAGAATCTTGTTTTCTCCCAGAAATGCTCGCTAATCGGCGGATTAAAGCTGCGATCCGGAAAATTTTGAATGCCATGGCGACTGCTCAAAAGTCTGGTTTAGATATTACGGCTTTAGGTGGTTTTTCGTCGATTATCTTTGAAAACTTTAATCTGAAGCAACATACGCGGGTACGAAACGTAGAGTTGGACTTTGAGCGTTTTACTACTGGTAATACCCATACAGCTTATATTATTTGCCGTCAGGTTGAGCAGGCATCAGCCAAGCTGGGAATAGATTTGTCACGCGCAACAGTGGCAGTTTGTGGAGCGACCGGAGATATTGGTAGTGCAGTGTGTCGCTGGCTTGATGCGAAAACTGATGTGGCAGATTTGTTACTGATTGCTCGCAATCAAGAACGTTTGATCTCGCTACAAGCTGAGTTAGGACGCGGGAAAATTCTCGGATTGGAAGAGGCATTACCTCTGGCTGATATCATCGTTTGGGTAGCGAGTATGCCTAAAGGTGTGGAAATTGATGCTACGGTATTGCCCAAACCTTGTTTACTGATCGATGGTGGCTATCCGAAAAATTTAGATAGTAAAATTCAACATCCTGATGTTCGCGTTCTTAAGGGTGGAATTGTCGAGCATTCCCTCGATATTGACTGGAAAATCATGGAAATTGTCGAAATGGATGTTCCAGATCGCCAATTATTTGCTTGTTTTGCCGAAGCGATACTCTTGGAATTTGAACAGTGGCATACTAACTTTTCTTGGGGACGCAATCAAATTACTGTCGCCAAAATGGAACAAATCGGTCAAGCTTCTCTTAAACACGGCTTTAAACCCCTGTTGACCTGGTAG
- a CDS encoding transposase family protein: MQQAAILEAFADLPDPRRKAGQRHSISLCLALFTLAIAAGNRGFLAIGDWIDAYQSELIELLGVDQQRLPSYSTIRRVLLQLDYQKYAQCIVKFLGLQNVNEERIAVYSKALQKYTQPDSSNFNLEPHPAINLVSSFLAERGLMLETSEVDAKPYGIKGLPETIKTMALKGVTFALDAIRAQPKTSPDS; encoded by the coding sequence ATGCAGCAAGCAGCAATTCTAGAAGCATTTGCTGACTTACCAGATCCACGCAGAAAAGCAGGACAAAGACATAGTATTTCTTTGTGTCTAGCTCTATTTACCTTAGCGATCGCCGCAGGGAATAGAGGATTTTTAGCGATCGGCGATTGGATAGACGCTTACCAAAGCGAATTAATTGAATTACTTGGCGTAGATCAGCAAAGACTACCATCATACAGCACAATTCGTCGGGTACTACTCCAACTCGACTACCAAAAATATGCTCAGTGTATCGTCAAGTTTCTGGGCTTACAAAATGTCAACGAAGAAAGAATCGCTGTTTACAGCAAAGCTTTGCAGAAGTATACTCAACCGGATAGTAGCAACTTTAACTTAGAACCTCATCCCGCTATTAACCTAGTTAGTTCATTCCTCGCAGAACGTGGCTTAATGTTAGAGACAAGCGAAGTAGATGCCAAACCCTACGGAATCAAAGGATTACCCGAAACAATCAAAACAATGGCACTCAAAGGTGTAACCTTTGCTCTTGATGCAATTAGGGCGCAACCGAAAACCAGCCCAGACAGTTAA